From a region of the Cardinium endosymbiont of Culicoides punctatus genome:
- the rpmA gene encoding 50S ribosomal protein L27, with amino-acid sequence MAHKKGAGSSRNGRDSESKRLGIKKHGGEQVIAGNIIVRQRGTHHHPGKNVGLGKDHTLFALVDGMVVFRKKKERSMVCVDTI; translated from the coding sequence ATGGCACATAAGAAGGGAGCCGGTAGTTCCCGGAACGGGAGAGACTCAGAGAGTAAACGACTCGGCATAAAAAAACATGGAGGAGAACAGGTAATAGCTGGGAATATTATTGTTAGACAAAGGGGTACCCATCATCATCCTGGGAAAAATGTTGGGTTGGGAAAAGACCATACACTATTTGCTTTAGTAGATGGTATGGTTGTTTTTAGAAAGAAGAAAGAGCGGTCTATGGTGTGTGTCGATACCATTTAA
- the rnc gene encoding ribonuclease III, whose translation MGRILNIIKFFFIKKDAATQQLLTFVRTVTGRIPSNISLYKIALQHSFTKDKEDPPSNERLEFLGDAVLSLAVADFLFKKYPLKEEGFLTEIRSRLVNRSALNELARKIHLDKVLHYRSNVVKRAGSRNIYGNALEALIGAIYLDHGYEHCKKIITERLIGNYISLKDLVENDQNFKSKIIKWAHKNHVQIFFNLLSEKEYNRYREFTIQIRMENKVIAEGTGRTKKNAEQMAAQQALQQIEEKWGKFVD comes from the coding sequence ATGGGACGAATCCTAAACATAATAAAGTTTTTTTTTATAAAAAAAGATGCTGCTACGCAGCAATTACTAACCTTTGTAAGAACAGTTACGGGTAGGATTCCTTCAAATATCTCATTATATAAAATTGCGTTACAACATAGTTTTACAAAAGATAAAGAGGATCCTCCCTCTAATGAACGACTTGAGTTTTTAGGGGATGCTGTACTATCTTTGGCAGTAGCAGATTTTCTCTTTAAGAAATATCCTTTAAAAGAAGAAGGTTTTCTGACAGAAATAAGGTCTAGGCTCGTTAATAGAAGCGCTCTAAATGAACTGGCGAGAAAAATTCATTTAGATAAGGTATTACACTACCGTTCTAATGTGGTAAAAAGAGCAGGTAGTAGAAACATCTATGGCAACGCATTGGAGGCATTGATTGGTGCAATATATTTGGACCATGGATATGAACATTGCAAAAAAATCATTACTGAGCGACTCATAGGTAACTATATAAGTCTAAAAGATCTTGTAGAGAATGATCAAAACTTTAAAAGTAAAATTATTAAATGGGCTCATAAAAATCATGTTCAAATATTTTTTAATCTATTATCAGAAAAAGAATATAATCGTTATAGAGAATTTACCATCCAAATACGCATGGAAAATAAGGTTATAGCTGAGGGTACTGGGAGAACTAAAAAAAATGCTGAACAAATGGCGGCGCAACAAGCTTTGCAGCAAATAGAGGAAAAATGGGGTAAGTTTGTAGACTAA
- the fabF gene encoding beta-ketoacyl-ACP synthase II, with product MSSARVVITGLGTLTPIGNNVKEYWESLVQGKSGAGLITKFDTSKHKTKFACELKGYSPSNYFSPKDARRMDPFSQYAIVAGDEAIQDAQLTNQLVNKERVGVIWGSGIGGLGTTETTVLDLVKNEMEPKINPFFIPKIIPDIPSGHLSIKYGFKGPNFATVSACASSINALIAGYQLIKLGDADVIVAGGSEAPIIQVGIGGFNALKALSQNNEDYMTASRPFDKTRDGFVMGEGAGALILESYEHAKKRGVKIYAEVVGVGMSADAYHITAPDMDGVVLALQRALDHAKLSPDSIDYINAHGTSTPLGDINELNAIQRVFGCHMHKLNISSTKSMTGHLLGAAGAIESIATILALQYQVVPPTINHKVVDENIDPNINLTLNKAETRSLFFAQNNAFGFGGHNASVIFKRWDES from the coding sequence ATGTCATCTGCAAGAGTAGTTATTACAGGATTAGGAACACTTACGCCAATTGGGAACAATGTGAAGGAGTATTGGGAAAGTCTTGTCCAAGGTAAAAGTGGTGCAGGGCTTATAACCAAATTTGATACTTCTAAACATAAAACCAAGTTTGCTTGTGAATTAAAGGGGTATTCTCCAAGTAATTACTTCTCTCCTAAAGATGCTAGACGCATGGATCCATTTTCCCAATATGCCATTGTAGCTGGTGATGAGGCTATCCAAGACGCCCAACTAACGAATCAATTGGTAAATAAGGAACGTGTTGGCGTAATATGGGGATCTGGTATAGGTGGATTGGGGACAACAGAAACAACGGTTTTAGACCTTGTAAAGAATGAGATGGAACCGAAGATAAATCCTTTCTTCATTCCTAAAATCATTCCAGATATACCCTCTGGTCACCTTTCCATCAAATATGGATTTAAAGGACCAAACTTTGCTACAGTATCTGCATGTGCCTCTTCTATAAATGCTTTAATAGCAGGTTATCAACTTATTAAATTAGGGGATGCAGATGTAATTGTAGCGGGAGGTTCAGAAGCGCCTATTATCCAAGTAGGTATTGGAGGATTTAATGCATTAAAAGCCCTATCTCAAAATAATGAGGACTATATGACTGCCTCTCGCCCTTTTGACAAAACAAGAGATGGCTTTGTAATGGGAGAAGGAGCAGGTGCTTTGATACTTGAATCCTACGAACATGCGAAAAAAAGAGGTGTCAAGATTTATGCAGAAGTAGTTGGTGTAGGTATGTCTGCAGATGCATATCATATTACAGCACCAGATATGGATGGTGTTGTTTTAGCCCTACAGCGTGCATTAGATCATGCAAAGCTTTCTCCAGATAGTATTGATTATATCAATGCCCATGGAACAAGTACCCCCCTAGGAGATATTAATGAGTTAAATGCTATCCAACGTGTTTTTGGGTGTCATATGCATAAGCTCAATATCAGTTCTACAAAGTCAATGACAGGACACCTCCTAGGTGCTGCTGGAGCGATTGAGTCCATTGCTACTATTTTAGCATTGCAATACCAAGTGGTACCACCAACAATTAATCATAAAGTAGTAGATGAAAATATAGATCCGAATATTAACCTAACTTTAAACAAGGCCGAAACCCGTTCTCTATTTTTTGCGCAAAATAATGCTTTTGGCTTTGGTGGACATAATGCTTCCGTTATCTTTAAAAGATGGGACGAATCCTAA
- a CDS encoding NeuD/PglB/VioB family sugar acetyltransferase: MSKGVIIFSVCTFTKGALDIFQKNNLIVYGILEDDKTWHNREIYGVPILGATDDHKFLELLDEECASFIAYGNIAKRKSILNFLHAHHKDNSISAVHPTAIVAEHIQLGQGNYIGAQVCLAPEVNIGNHCILNNGVIIDYQTQIHNLVQIGAGSVIGDNVIIEEGVYIGIGATIISGVTIQKGASIGAGSVVLGNVKKDDILLGNPAKSIKQSA, translated from the coding sequence ATGTCTAAAGGAGTAATCATTTTTAGCGTATGCACTTTTACAAAAGGGGCTTTAGATATTTTTCAAAAAAACAATTTGATCGTTTATGGTATTCTTGAAGATGATAAAACCTGGCATAACAGAGAGATCTATGGAGTGCCTATTTTAGGTGCTACAGATGACCATAAATTTCTTGAATTACTCGATGAAGAATGTGCTTCGTTTATTGCATATGGAAATATAGCAAAAAGGAAAAGTATCTTAAACTTTCTACATGCACACCATAAAGACAATTCCATCTCTGCCGTTCATCCTACTGCTATTGTTGCAGAACATATCCAGTTAGGTCAAGGTAATTATATAGGTGCCCAAGTTTGTCTAGCACCAGAAGTGAATATAGGTAATCATTGCATACTGAACAATGGTGTAATTATTGATTACCAAACACAAATACATAATTTAGTCCAAATAGGAGCTGGGAGCGTTATTGGAGACAATGTGATTATAGAAGAAGGTGTATATATTGGCATTGGAGCAACCATTATCTCTGGAGTTACTATCCAAAAAGGTGCAAGTATTGGTGCAGGCTCTGTTGTTTTAGGAAATGTAAAAAAAGATGATATATTACTAGGAAATCCGGCTAAATCTATCAAACAATCTGCTTAG
- the sufB gene encoding Fe-S cluster assembly protein SufB, which translates to MVKKEQNILEEITSSDYQYGFESNIPVDAIPKGLTEATIRLISEKKQEPNWLLKRRLQAFHHLAKLKEPVWAKVSYPPINYQDIIYYAAPKQKVQLNSLDEADPELLATLKRLGISLEEQKRLTGVAMDIVLDSVSVATTFKETLHKLGIIFCSFSEAVQKYPELVQQYIGKVVPMTDNYFATLNTAVFSDGSFCYIPKGVHCPMELSTYFRINANNTGQFERTLIIAEEDTYVSYLEGCTAPMRDEHQLHAAVVEIYAKKGAHVKYSTVQNWYPGNKDGIGGVYNFVTKRGLCAGEYSKISWTQVETGSAITWKYPSCILMGDHSIGEFYSVAVTKNKQQADTGTKMIHLGKNTKSRIVAKGIAAGYSNNSYRGLVKITADATNASNYSQCDSLLIGNSCGAHTFPYIEVKNATGQVAHEATTSKISEDQIFYCNQRGIDNEHAIALIVNGYCKEVLRQLPMEFAVEAQKLLAITLEGSVG; encoded by the coding sequence ATGGTAAAAAAAGAACAAAATATTTTAGAAGAAATAACATCCTCCGATTATCAATATGGATTTGAAAGTAATATCCCCGTAGATGCGATTCCAAAAGGGTTAACAGAAGCAACGATTAGACTGATTTCTGAAAAAAAGCAAGAACCAAACTGGCTTCTAAAACGTCGCCTGCAAGCCTTCCACCATCTAGCCAAATTAAAAGAACCTGTTTGGGCGAAAGTATCCTATCCACCCATAAATTATCAAGATATCATTTATTACGCTGCACCTAAGCAAAAGGTGCAATTAAATAGTTTGGATGAGGCAGATCCAGAACTTTTAGCTACCCTCAAGCGTTTAGGTATTTCTTTGGAAGAACAGAAAAGACTCACAGGAGTAGCTATGGATATAGTACTAGATAGTGTCTCTGTTGCGACCACCTTTAAGGAAACGTTACATAAATTAGGCATTATATTTTGCTCCTTTAGCGAAGCTGTTCAAAAATATCCTGAACTGGTACAACAATATATAGGAAAGGTCGTACCAATGACGGATAACTACTTTGCGACATTAAATACCGCAGTTTTTAGCGATGGCTCATTTTGTTACATTCCAAAAGGTGTACATTGCCCCATGGAGCTTTCCACTTACTTTCGTATAAATGCCAATAATACAGGTCAATTTGAACGTACGCTAATTATTGCCGAAGAAGACACCTATGTTAGTTATCTAGAGGGATGTACCGCTCCTATGCGTGATGAACACCAACTGCATGCTGCTGTGGTTGAAATTTATGCGAAAAAGGGAGCACATGTAAAGTATTCTACTGTACAAAATTGGTATCCCGGAAACAAAGATGGGATAGGTGGTGTATACAACTTTGTAACCAAAAGAGGACTCTGTGCGGGAGAATATTCTAAAATATCTTGGACCCAGGTAGAAACAGGATCGGCCATTACTTGGAAATACCCTAGCTGTATTTTAATGGGAGATCATTCTATAGGAGAATTTTATTCTGTAGCTGTGACAAAAAATAAACAACAAGCAGATACAGGAACTAAGATGATCCATTTAGGTAAAAATACCAAAAGTAGAATCGTAGCCAAGGGTATTGCTGCTGGCTATTCAAACAATAGCTACAGGGGTTTGGTTAAAATTACTGCTGATGCAACAAACGCTTCTAATTATTCCCAATGTGATTCTTTACTGATTGGGAATAGCTGTGGGGCACATACGTTCCCTTATATAGAAGTAAAAAATGCGACAGGACAAGTAGCACACGAAGCAACTACTTCTAAAATTAGTGAGGACCAAATTTTTTACTGCAATCAACGTGGTATTGATAATGAACATGCTATTGCACTTATTGTAAATGGATATTGTAAAGAGGTATTAAGACAACTACCTATGGAGTTTGCTGTAGAAGCGCAAAAGCTCCTGGCCATAACTTTGGAAGGTAGTGTGGGATAA
- a CDS encoding RNA methyltransferase yields MYPKLSKLKAKYIRQLALKKYRLEKTAFILEGKKSIHLLLTSDYEIKFIVGTVSFFKANPDFFIGYEKPIEIFEVSNVELSQLGSFTNNQDILAVVSMPKQNQPIIYSTGITLALDNIRDPGNLGTIIRIADWYGISTLLCSQSTVALYNPKVLQASMGSFMKVNIHYVDLSNYLAESKLPIIGAMLGGENVHNFSFPDRGILVIGNESSGIQDEIKKNLTHSVSIPGYSSAESLNAAMATAIVCDNWKRVDYNHKKDSGC; encoded by the coding sequence ATGTATCCAAAGTTAAGTAAACTTAAAGCAAAATATATCCGCCAATTAGCCCTGAAAAAATATCGTCTAGAAAAGACTGCTTTTATTTTAGAGGGGAAAAAAAGTATTCATTTACTCCTTACCTCAGATTACGAAATAAAATTTATAGTTGGCACTGTTTCTTTTTTTAAAGCAAATCCAGATTTTTTTATTGGCTATGAAAAGCCAATAGAAATTTTTGAAGTAAGTAACGTAGAGCTCTCTCAATTGGGTTCTTTTACTAACAATCAGGATATACTTGCTGTAGTTTCGATGCCTAAACAAAATCAACCAATTATATACTCTACTGGCATTACACTGGCATTAGATAATATTAGGGATCCGGGGAATTTAGGTACTATTATTCGAATAGCAGATTGGTACGGCATATCCACCCTACTTTGTTCTCAATCTACAGTAGCGTTGTACAACCCTAAAGTTCTACAAGCAAGTATGGGATCTTTTATGAAAGTCAATATACACTATGTAGACTTGTCAAACTATTTAGCAGAAAGCAAGCTCCCTATTATAGGTGCTATGTTGGGAGGAGAAAATGTGCATAACTTTTCATTTCCAGATAGAGGAATTTTGGTAATAGGGAATGAATCTAGTGGAATCCAAGATGAAATTAAAAAAAATCTTACGCACTCTGTTTCCATTCCTGGATATAGTAGTGCCGAATCGTTAAATGCAGCTATGGCAACAGCTATTGTATGTGATAATTGGAAAAGAGTAGATTATAATCATAAAAAAGACAGTGGTTGTTGA
- a CDS encoding acyl carrier protein, protein MNSEDIKSKVKAIVIDKLNVSAEEVVPTAHFVNDLGADSLDRVELVLEFEKEFDLKIGDDQASTLQTVGSVIEFLENHLSQHKG, encoded by the coding sequence ATGAATAGTGAAGATATTAAGTCTAAAGTAAAGGCTATTGTAATTGATAAACTGAATGTTTCAGCTGAAGAAGTCGTGCCTACTGCTCATTTTGTAAATGATCTAGGAGCTGATTCTCTAGATCGCGTAGAATTGGTACTGGAATTTGAAAAAGAATTTGATTTAAAGATTGGAGATGATCAAGCTTCAACACTGCAAACAGTGGGTAGTGTGATAGAATTTTTAGAAAACCATCTATCTCAACACAAAGGATAG
- the rpsP gene encoding 30S ribosomal protein S16, giving the protein MAVKIRLARRGRRHFAEYDIVVADSRSPRDGRFIKKIGNYNPNTSPSTVKLDEESALKWLFQGAQPTDTVKNILSNQGIMLKKHLQIGVIKGAITQEEADKKFLAWKEAKNIKK; this is encoded by the coding sequence ATGGCAGTAAAAATAAGATTAGCGAGGCGTGGAAGAAGACATTTCGCAGAGTATGATATCGTTGTGGCAGATTCAAGATCGCCAAGAGATGGTCGTTTTATAAAAAAAATTGGCAACTATAATCCAAATACATCTCCTTCAACCGTTAAGTTAGATGAAGAAAGTGCCTTAAAGTGGCTTTTTCAAGGAGCACAACCTACTGACACAGTAAAAAATATTTTGTCTAATCAAGGAATTATGCTAAAAAAACATCTCCAAATAGGTGTAATAAAGGGAGCAATAACCCAAGAAGAAGCAGATAAGAAATTTTTAGCTTGGAAAGAGGCAAAAAATATCAAAAAATAA
- the rplU gene encoding 50S ribosomal protein L21: MYAIVEIAGKQFKVSKKQKLYTPKLQNEVGDALTFDKVLLLGDEQGAIAVGKPMLDGVTITAKVLDHTKGDKVIVFKKKRRKGYRVKRGHRQDHTQIIIEDIVK; this comes from the coding sequence ATGTATGCAATTGTAGAAATAGCTGGTAAGCAATTTAAAGTTTCCAAAAAGCAGAAACTCTATACGCCTAAGTTGCAGAACGAGGTAGGAGATGCCCTTACCTTTGATAAAGTTTTGCTACTAGGTGACGAACAAGGAGCTATTGCTGTTGGCAAGCCTATGTTAGATGGGGTAACCATTACTGCTAAGGTATTGGATCATACCAAAGGAGACAAAGTTATTGTCTTTAAGAAAAAGAGACGGAAGGGTTATAGGGTTAAACGAGGACATCGTCAAGACCATACGCAAATTATTATAGAAGATATTGTAAAGTAA